Proteins found in one Acidobacteriota bacterium genomic segment:
- a CDS encoding site-specific DNA-methyltransferase — MSVKLLHGDCLKLLIEQPSNSVDAIVTDPPYGLAFMNKHWDYAIPGVEIWKECLRVLKPGGHLLSFAGTRTQHRMAVNIEDAGFEIRDLIAWVYGSGFPKSMDVSKAIDKAAGAEREVVGVRKGTANKTLCQVENGKGFGATVVETTPATDAAKQWQGWGTALKPALEPITVARKPISEKTIAANVLAHGTGGLNIDASRVPLTDDADAAAFESNHRVTERLPENRGGQNLGLHEGGWKQRVGEAVIPPGRWPANLIHDGCTDVLGAFPNAARFFYCAKASSKDRHAGVDNPGPQFQHGNTLRKTENTDTKGNNHPTVKPTDLMRYLCKLVTPPGGVVLDPFMGSGSTGRAAVMDGFHFIGIERELEYFNIATSRVYAAVVEDLL; from the coding sequence ATGTCCGTTAAGCTACTACATGGTGATTGCCTAAAGCTACTGATCGAACAACCGAGCAATTCAGTTGACGCGATCGTTACCGATCCGCCTTACGGCCTGGCGTTTATGAACAAGCATTGGGATTACGCTATCCCCGGTGTCGAAATATGGAAAGAGTGCCTGCGCGTACTCAAACCAGGCGGCCACTTGCTTTCATTCGCCGGCACGCGAACGCAACACCGAATGGCCGTCAACATCGAGGACGCTGGTTTCGAGATTCGGGATTTGATCGCCTGGGTATACGGGTCGGGATTCCCGAAGTCTATGGATGTGAGCAAGGCAATAGACAAGGCGGCCGGCGCCGAGCGTGAAGTGGTTGGTGTACGCAAAGGAACTGCGAATAAAACCTTGTGCCAGGTTGAGAATGGAAAAGGGTTTGGCGCGACAGTGGTTGAAACCACCCCCGCAACAGACGCCGCAAAGCAATGGCAAGGTTGGGGTACCGCGCTTAAACCCGCCCTTGAGCCAATCACCGTCGCGCGCAAACCTATTTCAGAAAAGACCATTGCGGCAAACGTACTTGCACACGGCACCGGCGGGCTGAACATAGACGCATCCCGCGTACCCCTTACCGATGACGCCGACGCCGCGGCTTTTGAGAGTAACCACCGCGTAACAGAGCGCCTACCGGAAAATCGAGGCGGGCAAAACCTTGGGCTACATGAGGGTGGCTGGAAACAGCGCGTAGGCGAGGCGGTAATCCCACCTGGCCGCTGGCCGGCGAATCTTATCCATGATGGGTGTACCGATGTTTTGGGCGCTTTCCCCAACGCCGCGCGGTTCTTCTACTGTGCCAAGGCGAGTAGCAAAGACCGGCACGCGGGTGTAGACAACCCAGGACCGCAATTCCAGCACGGAAATACGTTGCGCAAGACCGAGAACACGGATACCAAAGGGAACAACCACCCAACCGTCAAGCCAACCGACCTCATGCGATATTTGTGCAAGTTGGTAACACCGCCTGGGGGTGTAGTTCTTGACCCGTTTATGGGGTCCGGTAGCACCGGCCGCGCCGCCGTAATGGACGGCTTTCATTTTATCGGCATTGAGCGCGAATTGGAGTATTTCAACATCGCCACAAGCCGGGTGTACGCGGCGGTAGTGGAGGATTTACTGTAA